One genomic region from Thermoleptolyngbya sichuanensis A183 encodes:
- a CDS encoding DUF389 domain-containing protein, translating to MRRRRIALFMANFWETVKTLQRGRINLSELERLHSDMLSESVADTPYLVLVVTSCAIATFGLLSNSAAVIIGAMIIAPLMSPIRALAFGALEGNILLVRRAAASVLLGTLLAMAIAWLLGRVVGIASFGSEVLARSSPNLLDLGVAVAAGGVSGYAKINPKVSASLPGTAIAVALMPPVCVIGLGLSQGDWHLSLGATLLYLTNLLGITLSCMLTFLLAGYTPIEQAQRALLWAFTFTGLLLIPLGVSFVQMVQQNQLETALKRALLTRTETFQRVQLVDSDINWYTQPPEVRLTVRSREPVTPRQVELLEEFVSRELGRPMTLILSVSQVEEVRREP from the coding sequence ATGAGGCGAAGACGGATAGCGCTATTCATGGCGAACTTTTGGGAGACGGTGAAAACGCTCCAGCGGGGGCGGATCAACCTCTCGGAACTGGAGCGCCTGCACAGCGACATGCTGAGCGAGTCCGTTGCGGATACGCCCTACTTGGTGCTGGTCGTCACATCCTGCGCGATCGCCACCTTTGGGCTGCTGTCCAACAGCGCGGCTGTGATCATCGGCGCAATGATTATCGCTCCCCTGATGTCACCAATTCGGGCGCTGGCCTTTGGGGCGCTGGAGGGGAACATTCTGCTGGTGCGGCGAGCGGCTGCGTCGGTTTTGCTGGGAACGCTGCTGGCCATGGCGATCGCCTGGCTATTGGGGCGCGTTGTGGGCATTGCCAGCTTTGGCAGCGAGGTGCTGGCCCGCTCCAGCCCCAACCTGCTGGATCTGGGGGTGGCCGTGGCGGCTGGCGGGGTGAGCGGCTACGCCAAGATCAATCCCAAAGTGTCGGCCTCGCTGCCCGGAACGGCGATCGCCGTCGCACTCATGCCGCCCGTTTGCGTGATTGGGCTAGGCCTCTCCCAGGGCGACTGGCATCTCAGCCTGGGGGCGACGCTGCTCTATCTCACCAACCTGTTGGGGATTACGCTGTCCTGCATGTTGACCTTTTTGCTAGCGGGCTATACGCCTATCGAACAGGCGCAAAGAGCTTTGCTGTGGGCCTTCACCTTTACCGGGCTGTTGCTGATTCCGCTGGGGGTCAGCTTTGTGCAAATGGTGCAGCAAAACCAGCTTGAGACCGCCCTAAAACGGGCGCTGCTGACGCGCACAGAAACCTTTCAGCGCGTGCAATTGGTCGATAGCGACATCAACTGGTATACTCAGCCGCCAGAGGTACGGCTGACGGTGAGGAGCCGAGAACCTGTCACCCCGCGCCAGGTGGAACTGCTGGAAGAATTTGTGAGCCGAGAGTTGGGACGACCCATGACGCTGATTCTGTCCGTCAGCCAAGTCGAAGAAGTGCGGCGCGAACCCTAG
- a CDS encoding GumC family protein: protein MDQDLDMQALDEPGEASAPKKGGLPIGGLIRMVKRKILIIGGMTGALSIAAWLSTASDLPTYRGNFQLLVEPVTSEARIAEPTALTRSAGGVPSRDIFSLDYPTQLQILRSPKVLEEVYEKVQAKYPAFTYSQLIQGLELGRIGNTRTTETKILQVGYSGSDAELVQMVLNELASKYLRYSLEDRKSRISEGVKFIEDQLPSLQRRVAELEKQLQELQQSYELIDPSSQGGQIFSQLQTVTEQQVATQQQIQEQRVLYNTLQRQLGLSPNEAIAASALSQDPRYQQLLSSINEIDSQIALESSRFTDESPIIQRLRQRQANLTTVLGQQANRILGPQLARKADSLTYQDSLRLGLIQQLITTANEMQVLQMRDQFLARRQAEVSRQVQQFPAIARRYAEIQRELGVATRTLDQLLGQRETLRVEAAQTQVPWELISEPMLPRDPSGAAIPDPNSSRKKLMMGMVAGLALGLGTAVLIEKRQNIFFGAEDVKDAVPVPLLGVLPACATADPCGSLLSIAPSSGELSEDAFPFLDAVNNFYASLRFLNPNNLVRSLVVCSPAAGDGKTTTALHLAQTAAAAGQRVLLVDANLRSPKLHSILNLPNECGLSELLAQKVYPEDAIQECPSLEHLCILTAGQTPPGTTKMLASPQMKDLMAAFDAQFDLILYDTPNLGSTVDANFLAAQADGILLVLAVRQTAYSKTKEVLKKLEEFHLPIIGTVANRAIAPAAVSEEDDEYDEYDEDSEGIWAAAAAELEPDYNPAYNVDVDDFEDVEDDDADEAPQPVLDPLFVDDIAS, encoded by the coding sequence ATGGATCAGGATTTGGATATGCAAGCCCTCGATGAGCCTGGAGAAGCCAGCGCTCCGAAAAAGGGCGGACTGCCAATCGGCGGACTGATCCGCATGGTGAAGCGGAAGATCTTGATCATTGGAGGAATGACGGGGGCATTGTCAATCGCCGCCTGGTTATCCACTGCCTCTGATCTGCCCACCTATCGCGGCAACTTTCAACTGCTGGTGGAGCCTGTGACCTCGGAGGCGCGGATTGCCGAGCCAACGGCGTTGACCCGTTCTGCGGGCGGTGTGCCCAGTCGGGACATTTTCAGCCTGGACTATCCGACGCAACTGCAAATTTTGCGGAGTCCCAAGGTGCTGGAAGAGGTGTATGAAAAGGTTCAGGCGAAGTACCCAGCGTTTACTTACTCTCAGCTCATCCAGGGGTTGGAGCTGGGGCGAATTGGCAATACTCGCACAACGGAAACGAAGATTTTGCAGGTGGGCTACTCTGGCTCTGATGCGGAACTGGTGCAGATGGTGCTGAATGAGCTGGCGAGTAAGTATCTGCGCTATAGCCTGGAGGATCGCAAGTCTCGCATTAGTGAGGGGGTGAAGTTCATCGAAGATCAGCTTCCTAGCCTGCAACGGCGGGTGGCTGAGCTAGAAAAACAACTCCAGGAATTGCAGCAATCCTACGAACTCATCGATCCATCTTCGCAGGGGGGGCAAATCTTTTCGCAACTCCAGACGGTGACGGAGCAGCAAGTCGCAACCCAGCAGCAGATTCAAGAACAGCGCGTGCTTTATAACACGCTGCAACGGCAGTTGGGTCTGTCGCCCAATGAGGCGATCGCCGCTTCGGCCCTCAGCCAGGATCCGCGCTATCAGCAGTTGCTCAGCAGCATCAATGAAATCGACAGCCAGATTGCGCTGGAGTCGAGTCGCTTTACCGACGAAAGCCCGATTATTCAGCGATTGCGACAGCGGCAGGCCAATTTGACGACCGTGCTGGGGCAGCAGGCCAATCGCATTTTGGGACCACAGCTTGCCCGCAAGGCGGATTCGCTGACCTATCAAGACTCGCTGCGGCTGGGGCTGATTCAACAACTGATCACGACGGCGAACGAGATGCAGGTGTTGCAGATGCGGGATCAGTTTTTGGCGCGGCGACAGGCAGAGGTTTCGCGCCAGGTGCAGCAGTTTCCGGCGATCGCCCGTCGGTATGCCGAGATTCAGCGCGAGCTGGGCGTGGCCACCCGCACGCTGGATCAACTGCTGGGGCAGCGCGAGACGCTGCGAGTAGAAGCCGCCCAGACGCAAGTGCCGTGGGAACTAATCTCAGAACCCATGCTGCCTCGTGATCCTAGCGGCGCTGCCATTCCCGATCCGAATAGCTCTCGCAAGAAGCTGATGATGGGCATGGTGGCTGGGCTGGCATTGGGACTGGGAACGGCAGTGCTGATTGAAAAGCGGCAAAACATCTTTTTCGGCGCAGAAGATGTGAAAGATGCCGTGCCCGTGCCTCTGCTGGGGGTGCTGCCGGCCTGCGCCACGGCCGACCCCTGCGGCAGCCTGCTTAGCATTGCGCCCAGCAGTGGGGAACTGAGCGAGGATGCCTTCCCGTTTCTGGACGCGGTGAACAATTTCTACGCCAGCCTGCGGTTCCTGAACCCCAACAACCTGGTGCGATCGCTCGTCGTTTGCTCTCCTGCAGCGGGCGACGGCAAGACCACCACTGCCCTCCACCTGGCGCAGACGGCGGCGGCGGCGGGGCAGCGCGTGCTGCTGGTGGATGCTAACCTGCGATCGCCCAAGCTGCACAGCATTCTGAACTTGCCGAATGAATGCGGGCTGAGTGAACTGCTGGCGCAAAAAGTCTATCCCGAAGATGCCATCCAAGAGTGCCCCAGCCTGGAGCATCTGTGCATCCTCACCGCAGGGCAAACGCCCCCCGGCACGACCAAAATGCTGGCCTCGCCCCAGATGAAAGACCTGATGGCGGCGTTTGATGCCCAGTTTGACCTGATCCTGTACGACACGCCCAACCTGGGCAGCACGGTGGATGCCAACTTCTTGGCGGCCCAGGCAGACGGCATCTTGCTGGTGCTGGCAGTGCGCCAGACGGCCTATTCCAAGACCAAAGAGGTGCTGAAAAAGCTGGAGGAATTTCACCTGCCCATTATCGGCACGGTGGCCAACCGGGCGATCGCCCCTGCCGCAGTATCTGAAGAGGATGATGAATACGACGAGTACGATGAAGATTCCGAAGGAATTTGGGCAGCGGCGGCAGCCGAGTTGGAACCCGACTACAATCCCGCCTACAATGTCGATGTCGATGATTTTGAGGACGTTGAGGACGACGACGCGGACGAAGCCCCCCAGCCCGTTCTAGACCCCCTATTTGTGGATGACATCGCATCATGA
- a CDS encoding O-antigen ligase domain-containing protein, protein MSPTVALVMYGWIPIVLYLFTRYSPPRAVIISFVIAWLFLPQAAIVLPSIPDYTKMSATCYGILLAVFVFDSGRFSTFKPGWIDGLMALYCISPFVSSMANGLGAYDGVSSSLEQVVSWGLPYFFGRLYLSNLAGMKHLAIAIFAGGLTYIPFTLYESRFSPQLHRMVYGYHARADFSQTMRMGGYRPTVFMSHGLAVGAWMMAAALVGIWLWKSGVLKKYWDQPMKTLVPVMVVSFLNCRSTGAYLLLVFGLIILFLGSKLKTYIPLIFLVVFIGTYLYMGATGYITPDRRDSIEEFVTKTLNAERAQSLIFRLENEELLSEKARQRPVFGWGGWGRARVYDDYGKDISVTDSLWIIAFGNQGAFGLITLFSTMIVPSFLLCVSRYPPKVWAHPLAAPAVCVAVVTILFALDCVLNAMPNPIFTLSSGGIAGLVLKPEPLRKRVPKRKPAGRSLPRRRQSIPLASP, encoded by the coding sequence ATGAGTCCAACAGTTGCCCTGGTGATGTACGGCTGGATTCCCATCGTGCTGTACCTGTTCACGCGCTATTCCCCCCCGCGGGCCGTCATCATCAGTTTTGTAATCGCGTGGCTATTCCTGCCGCAGGCGGCCATCGTGCTGCCCAGCATTCCCGACTACACCAAAATGTCGGCGACTTGCTATGGCATTTTGCTGGCAGTGTTTGTGTTCGACTCAGGACGATTTAGCACCTTCAAACCCGGCTGGATCGACGGACTGATGGCGCTGTATTGCATCAGTCCATTTGTCTCGTCAATGGCCAATGGGCTGGGGGCCTACGACGGCGTTTCCAGCAGCCTGGAGCAGGTCGTGAGTTGGGGGCTACCCTACTTTTTTGGGCGATTGTACCTGAGTAACCTGGCGGGCATGAAGCACTTGGCGATCGCCATCTTTGCGGGTGGCCTAACCTATATTCCCTTCACCCTCTACGAATCGCGCTTTAGCCCCCAACTTCACCGGATGGTCTACGGCTATCACGCCCGCGCCGACTTTTCTCAAACCATGCGGATGGGCGGCTATCGCCCTACGGTGTTTATGTCCCACGGGCTAGCGGTGGGAGCCTGGATGATGGCGGCGGCGCTAGTGGGCATCTGGCTCTGGAAAAGCGGCGTGCTGAAAAAGTATTGGGATCAGCCGATGAAAACGCTGGTGCCCGTCATGGTGGTCAGCTTTCTCAACTGCCGATCGACGGGAGCCTACCTACTGCTGGTGTTTGGCCTGATCATCCTATTTCTGGGCAGCAAGCTGAAAACCTACATTCCGCTCATCTTCCTGGTCGTGTTCATCGGCACGTACCTCTACATGGGCGCAACGGGCTACATCACGCCCGATCGCCGCGACAGCATCGAAGAATTTGTCACCAAGACGCTGAATGCGGAACGCGCTCAATCGCTGATCTTCCGGTTGGAAAACGAGGAACTGCTGAGCGAGAAAGCCCGCCAGCGGCCTGTGTTTGGCTGGGGCGGCTGGGGGCGGGCCCGCGTCTACGATGACTACGGCAAAGACATTTCTGTGACGGACAGCCTGTGGATCATTGCCTTTGGGAATCAGGGCGCGTTTGGGCTGATCACGCTGTTCAGCACCATGATCGTCCCGTCGTTTCTGCTGTGCGTCAGTCGCTACCCGCCAAAAGTTTGGGCCCACCCGCTGGCGGCTCCTGCGGTCTGCGTGGCAGTCGTCACGATTCTGTTTGCGCTGGACTGTGTGCTAAACGCCATGCCCAATCCTATTTTCACCCTCTCTAGCGGCGGCATTGCGGGGCTGGTGCTGAAACCGGAGCCGCTGCGAAAACGAGTGCCCAAACGCAAACCCGCGGGGCGATCGCTCCCTCGTCGAAGGCAGAGCATACCGCTCGCTTCACCCTAG
- a CDS encoding oligosaccharide flippase family protein, with amino-acid sequence MASSASLNRLALSGVIWTIAGYGASQVMRFGGNLILTRLLLPEYFGLMALVNIPIIGLQLFSDVGIIPSIVQNKRGDEPAFYNTAWTLQIVRGFGLWLFCLAIAYPTAQFYNEPRLLWLIPVVGLTTILNGFESTAVATLRRHVDLAKTIKFDALMQAASLIFMIIWAGFSPTIWALVGGNLVAAALRTARSFWLIPGYRNQLCWDKDSLRDLFSFGRWIFISTALTFLATQADRLILGKYISITMLGIYTIAFTLSDIPRQVIGALGTKVIFPVVSRTADLPRPELRAKILKKRWLLLMGSALLLSGVVGFGDLFILTLYDNRYRDAAWMVPVMSFGLWHTLLYSTMNPCLLSVGKSVYGAWGNLLRFGAIALGIPYGFDAAGLWGGVLAITFSDLPMYGVVLYGLEKERLGCWRQDVQATAVFLGLLAAVLGLRLALGWGLPAFGGSV; translated from the coding sequence ATGGCCTCTTCTGCCTCTCTCAACCGACTAGCCCTCAGCGGCGTGATCTGGACTATTGCAGGCTACGGAGCCAGCCAGGTCATGCGCTTTGGCGGCAACCTGATCCTGACGCGGCTGCTGTTGCCGGAATATTTCGGACTGATGGCGCTGGTGAATATTCCCATCATCGGGCTGCAACTGTTTTCCGATGTGGGCATCATTCCCAGCATTGTGCAAAACAAGCGCGGCGACGAACCCGCGTTTTACAACACGGCCTGGACGCTGCAAATTGTTCGGGGCTTTGGGCTATGGCTGTTTTGTCTGGCGATCGCTTATCCCACGGCCCAGTTCTACAACGAGCCGCGCCTGCTCTGGCTAATTCCCGTCGTCGGGCTGACCACGATTCTCAATGGGTTTGAGTCCACCGCCGTTGCCACCCTGCGTCGCCACGTTGACCTCGCCAAAACCATCAAATTTGACGCGCTAATGCAGGCGGCCTCCCTAATTTTCATGATTATCTGGGCCGGATTCAGCCCGACGATCTGGGCGCTGGTGGGCGGCAACCTGGTGGCGGCAGCCCTGCGAACGGCTCGAAGCTTCTGGCTGATTCCGGGCTATCGCAACCAACTGTGCTGGGACAAAGACTCGCTGCGAGATCTCTTTAGTTTTGGCCGCTGGATCTTTATCTCTACCGCGCTGACCTTTCTGGCAACCCAGGCTGATCGTCTGATTCTGGGTAAATACATCTCCATCACCATGCTGGGGATTTACACCATTGCCTTTACCCTGTCGGACATTCCCCGGCAGGTGATTGGTGCATTGGGAACCAAGGTGATTTTTCCCGTGGTGTCGCGCACGGCAGATCTGCCCCGGCCTGAACTGCGGGCCAAGATTTTGAAAAAGCGCTGGCTGCTGCTGATGGGGTCGGCGCTGCTGCTGTCGGGCGTGGTGGGCTTTGGCGATTTATTCATCCTGACGCTGTATGACAACCGCTATCGGGATGCCGCGTGGATGGTGCCTGTGATGTCCTTTGGGCTATGGCACACGCTGCTGTATAGCACCATGAACCCCTGCCTGCTGAGCGTGGGCAAATCAGTTTACGGCGCTTGGGGTAATCTGCTGCGGTTTGGGGCGATCGCCCTTGGGATTCCCTATGGGTTTGATGCGGCGGGGCTATGGGGTGGCGTGCTGGCCATCACCTTTAGCGATTTGCCGATGTATGGCGTGGTGCTATACGGACTGGAAAAAGAGCGGCTGGGCTGCTGGCGGCAGGATGTGCAGGCGACGGCCGTGTTTTTGGGACTGCTGGCGGCGGTGCTGGGGCTGCGGCTGGCGCTGGGTTGGGGGCTGCCTGCCTTTGGCGGATCGGTGTAA
- a CDS encoding glycosyltransferase: MTIAYLVNQYPKVSHSFIRREILALEAAGTPVARFSVRSCSGELVDPGDQAELHKTQVILSRGVSGLLTGLIQTALAHPGQFLKALAFTLKISRRGQRGLAHHLAYLAEACILRREFEIQGITHVHAHFGTNSTTVAMLCHALGGPTYSFTVHGPEEFDRPEALLLPEKIRRAAAVVAISAFGKSQLMRWCEAADWRKIQVVHCGVDEEFLTQAATPVPETQRLVCVGRLSEQKGHLLLLEAIAPLAAEGIPFKLVLVGDGELRPQVEAAIAQYGLESYVEITGWASSAEVRQQLQTARALVLPSFAEGLPVVLMEALALARPVVSTYVAGIPELVEPGRSGWLVPPGAVEDLTAALREVLQADTKTLSAMGHHGRSRVVQQHNAATEARKLAALFQQIEAEARLSEAIALPDLSQPIPEG; the protein is encoded by the coding sequence ATGACGATTGCGTATCTGGTGAATCAATATCCCAAGGTCAGCCACAGCTTTATCCGGCGAGAGATCCTGGCGCTGGAGGCGGCTGGCACGCCCGTTGCTCGCTTTTCGGTGCGCTCCTGTAGCGGCGAACTGGTCGATCCTGGTGACCAGGCAGAGCTACACAAAACTCAGGTGATCTTGTCGCGGGGTGTTTCTGGCTTGCTGACCGGATTAATTCAAACGGCGTTGGCTCACCCCGGACAGTTTCTAAAAGCACTTGCCTTTACGCTAAAGATTAGTCGTCGGGGTCAGCGCGGGCTGGCTCATCATCTGGCTTACCTAGCAGAAGCCTGCATTTTGCGACGCGAGTTTGAGATCCAGGGAATTACGCATGTCCATGCTCATTTTGGTACGAACTCCACAACCGTAGCCATGTTGTGTCACGCGCTGGGCGGGCCGACCTATAGCTTTACGGTGCATGGCCCCGAAGAATTTGACCGACCAGAGGCGCTGCTGCTACCCGAAAAGATCCGGCGGGCGGCAGCGGTAGTGGCGATCAGCGCCTTTGGCAAAAGTCAGCTCATGCGCTGGTGTGAGGCTGCCGACTGGCGCAAGATTCAGGTGGTTCACTGCGGCGTAGATGAAGAATTTCTCACTCAGGCGGCGACCCCGGTTCCCGAAACGCAGCGGTTGGTCTGCGTGGGGCGACTGAGTGAGCAAAAGGGACACCTGCTGTTGCTGGAGGCGATCGCCCCCCTGGCGGCCGAGGGTATTCCCTTCAAGCTCGTGCTGGTGGGCGATGGCGAACTGCGTCCCCAGGTAGAGGCGGCCATTGCTCAGTATGGTCTGGAGTCTTACGTCGAGATTACGGGCTGGGCCAGCAGCGCAGAGGTGCGGCAGCAGCTTCAGACTGCCCGTGCGCTGGTGCTGCCCAGCTTTGCAGAAGGGCTGCCCGTCGTGCTGATGGAGGCGCTGGCGCTGGCGCGTCCGGTTGTCAGTACCTACGTAGCGGGGATTCCCGAACTGGTGGAGCCGGGGCGATCGGGCTGGCTGGTGCCGCCGGGTGCGGTAGAAGACCTGACGGCGGCGCTACGGGAGGTGCTGCAAGCAGACACAAAGACGCTCAGCGCGATGGGACATCATGGGCGATCGCGCGTGGTTCAGCAGCACAACGCCGCCACCGAAGCTCGTAAGCTGGCCGCCCTATTCCAGCAGATTGAAGCCGAAGCGCGATTGTCTGAGGCGATCGCCCTACCTGACCTGTCCCAACCGATCCCCGAAGGCTAG
- a CDS encoding DUF456 domain-containing protein, with product MVYLYWILVAVMLVGVIGSIAPAIPGIGLIALAIAVWGLVNGFTGLGIPLTVAVVCLLVGTGVDFLATYLGAKKAGASKWGQIGAVVGLLLGLFGLLPALPFGGPFLGLIIGPIVGAILGELLFRRNLRLAIKAGLGIVVGSLIGRLMQFILAIATFAVFLWTTLPTVTAVPGAA from the coding sequence TCCATTGCGCCTGCGATTCCGGGAATTGGGCTGATTGCGCTGGCGATCGCCGTTTGGGGACTTGTCAATGGATTTACCGGCCTGGGCATTCCCCTGACGGTGGCAGTGGTGTGCCTACTGGTGGGCACGGGGGTCGATTTTCTGGCCACCTACTTGGGCGCGAAAAAAGCTGGCGCTAGCAAGTGGGGGCAAATTGGTGCAGTGGTGGGGCTGCTGCTGGGCTTGTTTGGGCTGCTGCCTGCGCTCCCCTTTGGTGGCCCGTTTTTGGGGCTGATTATCGGGCCGATTGTGGGCGCAATTTTGGGTGAGCTTCTGTTTCGCAGAAACCTGAGGCTGGCGATTAAGGCCGGTTTGGGGATTGTGGTGGGGTCGCTGATTGGGCGGCTGATGCAGTTCATTCTGGCGATCGCCACCTTTGCGGTTTTCCTGTGGACGACGCTGCCCACTGTGACAGCAGTTCCGGGCGCTGCCTGA
- a CDS encoding polysaccharide biosynthesis/export family protein, with protein MPQRVRPIAHRNNIRVNTALTVFISTIALSVISATALPVAAQTSSTGTSSTGWTATPTSPAAPMTNAPAQGQPSPQPGLQPLMPLLPATPQTDSPFALQQPLPAAQGRDTYILGAGDAIRIDIFDVPEFSGQNGQYTILSDGSLNLPWIGNVSVQNMTLEQAANTLAQRYARYIDDPLITVTLLAPRPMRIGIIGQVNRPGIYTVNPATGATSQKQTVSTAIQAAGGITQLANVRAIEVRRPTPSGEQSITVDLWRFLQAGDISQDIALQDGDTVVIPQADTIDPAESAQIAAASFSPATINVNIVGEVMRPGTIALPPNVSLNQAIMAAGGFNRQRARQSEVSLIRLNPDGTVTKRDVEIDFAASLNDATNPPLRSNDIIVVGRSSLASTSDFLNTLLSPLNGVFSIFRVFDGLGNLLAPSPRNP; from the coding sequence GTGCCGCAGCGTGTCCGTCCAATCGCCCACCGCAACAATATCCGTGTTAATACGGCATTAACAGTTTTCATTAGCACTATTGCCCTGTCCGTCATTAGCGCCACTGCCCTCCCTGTTGCCGCGCAAACGTCTTCGACAGGCACGTCTTCGACAGGATGGACAGCAACCCCGACCTCTCCTGCTGCGCCGATGACAAACGCCCCAGCGCAGGGACAACCCTCGCCCCAACCGGGGTTGCAGCCCTTGATGCCGCTCCTGCCCGCCACACCCCAAACGGACTCGCCCTTCGCCCTCCAACAGCCCCTACCCGCCGCCCAAGGCCGCGATACCTACATCCTGGGCGCAGGCGACGCGATTCGCATTGATATTTTCGACGTGCCAGAATTCAGCGGGCAGAATGGGCAGTACACCATTCTGTCGGATGGCTCTCTAAACCTGCCCTGGATTGGCAATGTATCGGTGCAGAACATGACGCTGGAGCAGGCCGCCAACACCCTAGCTCAGCGCTACGCCCGCTATATCGACGATCCGCTGATTACCGTGACGCTGCTGGCTCCCCGGCCCATGCGGATTGGGATTATCGGTCAGGTGAATCGCCCTGGAATTTACACCGTCAACCCAGCAACGGGCGCAACCTCCCAAAAGCAAACCGTCAGCACCGCCATCCAGGCGGCAGGTGGCATCACCCAATTGGCCAACGTGCGGGCTATCGAGGTACGCCGCCCCACGCCCAGCGGAGAGCAGAGCATTACGGTTGATCTGTGGCGATTCTTGCAGGCCGGCGACATTTCTCAAGATATTGCGCTGCAAGATGGTGATACGGTGGTCATTCCTCAGGCCGACACTATCGACCCGGCAGAATCCGCCCAGATTGCCGCCGCCAGCTTTTCCCCCGCTACGATTAACGTCAACATCGTGGGCGAGGTGATGCGACCGGGCACTATTGCGCTGCCGCCGAATGTCTCGCTGAATCAGGCCATCATGGCGGCGGGCGGGTTCAATCGACAGCGGGCCCGCCAGAGCGAAGTCAGCCTGATCCGGCTAAATCCCGACGGAACCGTGACGAAGCGCGATGTAGAGATTGATTTTGCGGCCAGCCTGAACGATGCCACCAATCCGCCGCTTCGCAGTAACGACATTATCGTAGTCGGGCGATCGTCCCTCGCATCTACCTCTGATTTTCTAAATACGCTGCTCAGCCCGCTCAACGGCGTGTTTTCCATTTTTCGCGTGTTTGATGGGCTGGGCAATCTCCTGGCCCCGTCTCCTCGGAACCCCTAG
- a CDS encoding glucokinase: MTRLLAGDIGGTKTILRLAEVHSDDGPIKLQTLHEMRYVSAEYLDLVPMVRAFLADAESCMGCAPGIEKACFAIAGPVVNNTSVLTNLSWTLEGDRLSRELNIPNISLINDFEAVGYGILGLGEDDYYTLQVGKPQPNAPIAVIGAGTGLGQGFLIPQGGVYYVYPSEGGHADFAPRSELEFQLLKYLLDKLSINRLSAERIVSGQGIVSIYQFLRDRQLAEESPDIGAKILTWEREAGKAEKSVDPGAVISLGAHAGDRLCQQTMTLFASSYGAEAGNLALKLLPFGGLYIAGGIAAKNLDVLKAGGFMEAFLDKGRMSPLLEQVPVHVVLNPQVGLIGAAVRAARL; encoded by the coding sequence ATGACTCGACTTTTGGCAGGCGACATCGGCGGCACCAAGACCATTCTGCGGCTGGCAGAAGTCCACAGCGACGACGGCCCGATTAAGCTGCAAACGCTCCATGAGATGCGCTATGTCAGTGCGGAATATCTCGACCTGGTGCCGATGGTGCGGGCGTTTCTGGCAGATGCAGAAAGCTGCATGGGCTGCGCTCCTGGAATCGAGAAAGCCTGCTTTGCGATCGCCGGCCCCGTGGTCAACAATACCTCCGTGCTGACCAATCTCTCCTGGACCCTGGAGGGCGATCGCCTCAGCCGCGAACTCAACATTCCCAATATCAGCCTGATCAACGATTTTGAAGCCGTCGGCTACGGCATTTTAGGCCTGGGTGAAGACGACTATTACACGCTCCAGGTCGGCAAGCCCCAGCCCAATGCCCCCATCGCCGTCATTGGCGCAGGCACAGGGCTAGGTCAGGGCTTCTTGATTCCTCAAGGGGGCGTGTATTACGTCTACCCGTCGGAGGGGGGACACGCTGATTTTGCGCCCCGTTCAGAACTGGAATTTCAACTGCTGAAATATTTGCTAGACAAGCTCAGCATCAATCGCCTCTCGGCCGAGCGCATTGTGTCGGGGCAGGGGATTGTGTCAATTTATCAGTTTTTGCGCGATCGCCAGCTTGCCGAAGAGTCACCCGACATCGGCGCAAAAATCCTCACCTGGGAGCGCGAGGCGGGCAAGGCAGAAAAATCCGTCGATCCGGGCGCGGTGATTTCCCTGGGCGCTCATGCGGGCGATCGCCTCTGCCAGCAGACCATGACCCTCTTTGCCTCGTCCTATGGAGCCGAAGCAGGCAACCTAGCGCTGAAGCTACTGCCCTTTGGCGGCCTCTACATCGCAGGCGGCATCGCGGCCAAAAACCTGGACGTGCTAAAGGCGGGCGGCTTTATGGAGGCGTTTCTTGACAAGGGGCGCATGAGTCCCCTGCTGGAGCAAGTCCCGGTGCATGTAGTGCTGAATCCTCAGGTCGGGCTGATCGGGGCCGCCGTAAGAGCCGCCCGACTGTAG